The DNA sequence TTTTTGCCCGTATCTTCAACCGGACACATGATTATTACCGAACATCTGCTCGGAGTCGATATCGACGATTTTACCAAAGCCTTTACAGTAAACATTCAGTTTGGAGCAATTTTGTCGGTAGTTGTACTATATTGGAAACGTTTTTTTAAAAGTTTAAATTTTTACTACAAACTGTTTGTGGCAGTTGTGCCCGCCCTCGTTTTGGGGTATCTTTTTGGAAATCTTATCGATGCTTTGTTAGAAAATGTTTTGGTTGTTGCAATTATGTTATTGGTAGGAGGTGTAGTACTTTTGTTTGTCGATAAATGGTTCCATTATACCGACGAAACTAGAGAGCCCACTTACAAAAATGCATTTATAATCGGGCTTTATCAGTGTATTGCAATGATACCGGGCGTTTCGAGGTCGGCGGCAAGTATAGTAGGTGGTATGCAGCAAAAACTAACCCGAACCAAAGCTGCCGAATTTTCGTTTTTTCTTGCAGTACCGACTATGGCTGCGGCTTCGGGATATAAGCTCTTAAGCACTTACCATGTTTTCAACGCTCAAAACATTCCAATTTTGATTTTGGGAAATGTTGTAGCTTTTATTGTTGCTATGCTTGCCATCAAGTTTTTTATAGCTTTTTTGCAGAAAAGAGGCTTCAAGCTTTTCGGGTATTATCGGATAATTGTAGGACTTGTAATTATAGTTCTACTCATTGCAGGTGTCGATTTAAAAATTGTATAATTAAATTTTTCAAATGTTTTATAATCCGGACGAAGGGAATATTATGCTTGTCGATAAACCTTACGGTTTTACCAGCTTTGACGTAGTCGGATTTTTAAGAAAACAATTGAGAATAAGCACAGGACTAAAAAAAATAAAAATCGGTCATGCCGGCACTCTCGACCCTTTAGCTACAGGACTGCTAATTGTTTGCGTCGGAAAAATGACAAAGCAAGCGCAAGTGTTTCAAGACTTGGATAAAGAATACACAGGCATTATCACACTTGGAGCAACAACACCTTCCTTCGATTTGGAAACCGAAATCGATAAAACCTATCCGTACGAGCATATAACTCCCGAACAAATTGATAATGTTGCAAAATCGTTTATCGGAACCATAAAACAAACACCACCTATATATTCGGCAGTCAAAGTAGATGGAGTCAGGGCGTACAAATTTGCCCGGAATAAGGAGGAGGTCGATATAAAATACAGGGAAGTTAATATCTCAGCTTTTGATATAACTGAGGTAAATCTGCCCGATGTACACTTCAGAATCAGCTGTTCAAAAGGGACATATATAAGAAGTATAGCCAATGATTTTGGCACAAAACTTGTTTCAGGAGGGTATGTTAAATCTCTTAGAAGAACCAAAATAGGAAACTATGATGTTAAGGATGCTAAAACCATTGAGGAATACGCAAAACTCATCAATCCTGATTGGTCAGGCTCTATTAGATTTAAAAGCAAGTTTATTAGTAAAAAAAATAATTAATCTTTAAATTTATTAATCTAT is a window from the Lentimicrobiaceae bacterium genome containing:
- a CDS encoding undecaprenyl-diphosphate phosphatase, yielding MSIFQSIIIAIVEGLTEFLPVSSTGHMIITEHLLGVDIDDFTKAFTVNIQFGAILSVVVLYWKRFFKSLNFYYKLFVAVVPALVLGYLFGNLIDALLENVLVVAIMLLVGGVVLLFVDKWFHYTDETREPTYKNAFIIGLYQCIAMIPGVSRSAASIVGGMQQKLTRTKAAEFSFFLAVPTMAAASGYKLLSTYHVFNAQNIPILILGNVVAFIVAMLAIKFFIAFLQKRGFKLFGYYRIIVGLVIIVLLIAGVDLKIV
- the truB gene encoding tRNA pseudouridine(55) synthase TruB, which translates into the protein MFYNPDEGNIMLVDKPYGFTSFDVVGFLRKQLRISTGLKKIKIGHAGTLDPLATGLLIVCVGKMTKQAQVFQDLDKEYTGIITLGATTPSFDLETEIDKTYPYEHITPEQIDNVAKSFIGTIKQTPPIYSAVKVDGVRAYKFARNKEEVDIKYREVNISAFDITEVNLPDVHFRISCSKGTYIRSIANDFGTKLVSGGYVKSLRRTKIGNYDVKDAKTIEEYAKLINPDWSGSIRFKSKFISKKNN